Proteins from a single region of Crassaminicella profunda:
- a CDS encoding response regulator transcription factor gives MKKIIIIEDTETIREELKIFLSKYGYEIDAPDQFENIIEYINRANADLILLDINLPVFDGYHICREVRKDSDIPIIIVTSRDSEVDELMSMNFGADDFITKPYNTQILLARIAAVLKRASKDQYRDVLMYHDLELNLSNGSINYKGKTEQLTKNELKILSCLIKNKGSIVSRDVLMEYLWNSNVFIDDNTLSVNVTRLRRKLEEIGIKDVIETRRGLGYMMP, from the coding sequence ATGAAAAAAATTATTATTATCGAGGATACAGAAACTATTAGAGAAGAGCTTAAAATATTTTTATCTAAATATGGTTATGAAATTGATGCTCCAGATCAATTTGAAAATATCATTGAATATATCAATAGAGCAAATGCTGATTTAATATTATTAGATATTAATTTACCTGTATTTGATGGGTATCATATCTGTAGAGAAGTTAGAAAAGATTCAGATATCCCTATTATCATTGTTACAAGTAGAGATAGTGAAGTAGATGAACTTATGAGTATGAATTTTGGTGCAGATGATTTTATTACAAAACCTTATAATACACAAATCCTTTTGGCTCGTATTGCAGCGGTTTTAAAAAGAGCTTCTAAAGATCAATATAGAGATGTACTGATGTATCATGATTTAGAATTAAATTTATCTAATGGTTCGATTAACTATAAAGGAAAAACAGAACAGTTAACGAAGAATGAACTGAAAATTCTTTCTTGTTTAATCAAAAATAAGGGGAGTATTGTATCTAGGGATGTGCTTATGGAATATTTATGGAATTCAAATGTTTTTATTGATGATAATACCTTATCTGTAAATGTAACAAGATTAAGAAGAAAACTTGAAGAAATAGGTATAAAAGATGTAATAGAGACAAGACGTGGCTTAGGATATATGATGCCATGA
- a CDS encoding CxxH/CxxC protein: MYVVCPEHLPQAIDEFVEVYEQPPDIYELDKVSFTDWSSPNTCDFCKNPPKYLVV, from the coding sequence ATGTATGTAGTTTGTCCGGAGCATCTTCCTCAAGCAATTGATGAATTTGTAGAAGTTTACGAGCAGCCACCAGATATTTATGAACTTGATAAAGTTTCTTTTACAGATTGGAGTAGTCCTAATACCTGCGATTTTTGTAAAAACCCACCTAAATACTTAGTTGTATAG
- a CDS encoding TRM11 family SAM-dependent methyltransferase: MNRYVILANPGHNRIYFETALKIAVSELEAMAGAYDMEINDIEEGNLGLPDSISFSTKRKLKEEDFRVLGFSSIYYALFEIVEGGLLRPINVPDFHTFPESMVQILKYNGKTNEQFTRLMVNLALSACSTGSDKITLFDPMCGKGTTLYEGLIRGFDVKGLEINGQWTQEIQTYVIRFLKEGRYKHKAEKSKQSDSNGKKIANIFSLKAAAEKADFNAGNVQTLQLFNADTRIANLLIKKKSCDIIISDLPYGVQHGSKSHKDSNMSRSPLELLKTAIPAWHHVLKTKGSIVLSYNEFTMKYDDVAVVLEENGFKVLDESPYNNYLHRVNQSINRNLIVAVKA; the protein is encoded by the coding sequence TTGAATAGATATGTAATACTTGCTAATCCAGGACATAATCGTATTTATTTTGAAACAGCACTTAAAATTGCTGTTTCAGAGCTTGAAGCGATGGCTGGTGCATATGATATGGAGATTAATGACATTGAAGAGGGGAATCTAGGACTTCCAGATTCAATAAGTTTTAGTACAAAAAGAAAGCTTAAAGAGGAAGATTTCAGAGTTTTAGGATTTTCATCTATTTATTATGCTTTGTTTGAAATAGTAGAAGGCGGGCTGTTAAGACCTATTAACGTTCCTGATTTTCATACATTCCCTGAAAGTATGGTTCAAATTTTAAAGTATAATGGTAAGACAAATGAACAATTTACAAGACTTATGGTAAATCTTGCGCTTAGTGCATGTAGCACAGGAAGTGATAAGATTACTTTGTTTGATCCAATGTGTGGTAAAGGAACTACTTTATACGAAGGCCTTATTAGAGGGTTTGATGTTAAGGGTTTAGAAATCAATGGACAATGGACTCAAGAAATTCAAACATATGTTATTAGATTCTTAAAGGAAGGAAGATATAAACATAAGGCTGAAAAGTCAAAGCAGTCGGATTCAAATGGTAAAAAGATAGCAAATATATTTAGTTTAAAAGCAGCAGCAGAGAAAGCTGATTTTAATGCTGGAAATGTTCAAACACTTCAATTGTTTAACGCAGATACAAGAATAGCAAATCTTCTTATTAAGAAAAAATCATGTGATATCATCATATCTGACTTGCCTTATGGCGTTCAACATGGAAGTAAAAGCCATAAGGACTCAAACATGTCAAGAAGTCCACTAGAGCTTTTAAAGACAGCAATACCTGCATGGCATCATGTTTTAAAGACAAAAGGAAGTATTGTTTTATCATATAATGAATTTACAATGAAGTATGATGATGTGGCAGTAGTGCTAGAGGAAAATGGATTTAAAGTACTTGATGAGTCACCTTATAATAATTACTTACATAGAGTGAATCAATCAATTAATAGAAACTTAATAGTAGCTGTTAAGGCATAG
- a CDS encoding sensor histidine kinase, which yields MKLKDYLKERFSCLLINFIGFFSLVCILLLLDIKGNVIFSILILWFFPLMSYILIEYMKAKKHYNHMEGLLESLDEKYLLSEIMQKPTCLEEKLFYEILRICNKSMHEHVNEYKNLQLEYREYIETWVHEIKTPIASSMLIIENNKSEGMDNIGQEIKKIDGFVEQALYYARSSHVSQDYLIKKFDLVKVINHTIRRNAKDFIHKKIDLQLDEINEEVYSDIKWVQFILHQIISNAIKYMKEQDGKIKIYAKKNKNNVILIIEDNGIGISEKDLHKVFEKGYTGEHGRKYTASTGMGLYLCKKLCQKLGLAISITSQLGVGTKVNITFPLSKFHLES from the coding sequence ATGAAGTTAAAAGATTATTTGAAAGAAAGATTTTCATGCTTATTAATCAATTTTATAGGATTTTTTAGTTTGGTTTGTATTCTTTTGCTATTAGATATAAAAGGGAATGTGATATTTTCAATTCTGATCTTATGGTTCTTTCCTTTAATGAGCTATATACTGATAGAATATATGAAGGCTAAAAAACATTATAATCACATGGAGGGTCTTCTAGAAAGCCTTGATGAAAAATACTTACTATCAGAGATTATGCAAAAACCAACTTGTTTAGAGGAAAAGCTTTTTTATGAAATATTAAGAATATGCAATAAATCTATGCATGAGCATGTAAATGAGTATAAAAATCTTCAATTAGAATATAGAGAATATATAGAAACTTGGGTTCATGAAATAAAAACACCTATTGCATCAAGTATGTTAATTATAGAAAATAATAAAAGTGAGGGAATGGATAATATAGGTCAAGAAATAAAGAAAATAGACGGATTTGTAGAACAGGCGTTGTATTATGCAAGAAGCAGTCATGTGAGTCAGGATTATTTGATAAAAAAATTTGACTTAGTTAAAGTGATCAATCATACTATTAGGAGAAATGCTAAGGATTTTATTCATAAAAAAATAGACTTACAATTAGATGAAATCAATGAAGAGGTATATAGTGATATAAAGTGGGTACAATTTATACTTCATCAGATTATAAGTAATGCTATTAAGTATATGAAAGAGCAAGATGGGAAGATAAAAATATATGCTAAAAAGAATAAAAATAATGTGATTTTGATAATTGAAGACAATGGCATAGGTATTTCAGAAAAGGATCTCCATAAAGTTTTTGAAAAGGGATATACAGGAGAGCACGGAAGAAAGTATACGGCTTCTACAGGGATGGGGCTTTATCTTTGTAAAAAGCTTTGTCAAAAGCTAGGATTAGCAATAAGTATTACGTCTCAATTAGGGGTGGGAACAAAAGTGAATATAACTTTTCCGTTAAGTAAGTTTCATTTAGAGAGTTAA
- a CDS encoding TRAP transporter large permease, which translates to MAVPALFIALFVMLLLGVPVGFAIGGATMLSMFLYSDLNMAINAQYCYSGIFSFTVMAIPFFMLAGLIMSTGGIARRIVNFASALISFVNGAIGCVTIIACMFFGALSGSGMATTSAIGGMMIPEMKKKGYDPAYAATIVCFGGIIGPIIPPSLSFVLYGASTGVSISQLFLAGVLPGVLIGILFLIANIIICTKNGVDLKQKRVNEADEKVPISEAMKYRSSEILKSVKEGFWALLSPVIILGGIYSGVFTPTEAACISVVYSIIISLYVYKDLTWDGLKDVFLETAVLNGITSFLLGYSTVFSTFMTYERIPRMITEFLTGVSSNPLIVLLFVNLILLAVGLFLDTVPAIIVMAPMLMPTVKALGINPVHFGVLMAVNLALGLCTPPYGCNLFVGAAVAKIKMENMFAHIVPLFIVGLIGLALITYVPWLSLVFVK; encoded by the coding sequence ATGGCAGTACCTGCATTGTTTATTGCATTATTTGTAATGTTATTATTAGGTGTTCCTGTTGGATTTGCAATAGGTGGAGCTACTATGTTATCAATGTTTCTCTACTCTGACTTGAACATGGCTATTAATGCGCAATATTGCTATAGTGGTATATTTTCATTTACTGTAATGGCCATACCTTTTTTTATGTTGGCGGGGCTTATCATGTCAACAGGAGGTATAGCTAGAAGAATTGTTAATTTTGCATCTGCATTAATAAGTTTTGTAAATGGTGCTATTGGTTGTGTAACAATCATTGCATGTATGTTTTTCGGTGCTTTATCAGGATCTGGTATGGCGACAACATCAGCCATCGGTGGAATGATGATTCCTGAGATGAAGAAAAAGGGGTATGATCCAGCTTATGCAGCTACAATAGTTTGCTTTGGCGGTATTATTGGACCAATTATTCCTCCAAGTTTATCCTTTGTATTATATGGAGCTTCAACAGGAGTATCTATTTCACAATTATTTCTAGCAGGAGTATTACCAGGAGTACTGATAGGTATTTTATTTTTAATCGCAAATATTATTATATGTACTAAAAACGGAGTTGATTTAAAGCAAAAAAGAGTAAATGAGGCAGATGAAAAAGTCCCAATTAGCGAAGCTATGAAATATAGAAGTTCAGAAATTCTTAAAAGTGTAAAAGAAGGTTTTTGGGCACTATTATCTCCAGTTATTATTCTAGGAGGTATTTATTCAGGAGTTTTCACACCTACTGAAGCAGCTTGTATATCTGTTGTATACTCAATTATAATAAGTTTATATGTATATAAGGATTTAACATGGGATGGGTTAAAGGACGTGTTTTTAGAAACAGCAGTATTAAACGGAATAACCTCATTTTTATTAGGATATTCTACTGTGTTTTCTACATTTATGACTTATGAGAGAATTCCAAGGATGATTACAGAGTTTTTAACAGGTGTATCATCCAATCCTTTAATTGTATTGCTATTTGTTAACTTAATACTATTAGCTGTAGGTTTATTTCTCGATACAGTTCCAGCTATTATTGTTATGGCGCCAATGTTAATGCCAACAGTTAAAGCATTAGGTATTAATCCTGTACACTTTGGAGTACTTATGGCTGTAAACTTAGCATTAGGTTTATGTACACCTCCTTACGGATGTAATCTATTTGTAGGTGCAGCTGTTGCTAAGATAAAAATGGAAAATATGTTTGCCCATATTGTGCCATTGTTTATAGTAGGCTTAATTGGACTCGCCTTAATAACCTATGTACCATGGCTATCACTTGTATTCGTTAAATAA
- the htrA gene encoding serine protease HtrA, with product MDFNHDDFQNKIEVDEEKENIPSSKYYIDPPKPTRYKEKKKISFFTMCIVAMISAMIGGIVMAYIAPAFLYGKYIPYPEMYQRNIKPNIEIVTKGKEIDVIPAVVKKSMPSVVGITTITVEKDFFFGVHRGQGVGTGVIVDHRGYILTNSHVVNDGQTEEVKVLLYDGRDLKADVLWNDPTLDLAIVKISAEDLPVATLGNSEDIEVGELSIAIGNPLGLEFERTVTSGIISGLERSIEINQFERIEGLIQTDASINPGNSGGPLLNNKGEVIGINTAKIRTGEGLGFAIPINIAKPIVDEFIEKGQFTKVYLGIRGISAEEYKMYYGGNLKSNKGVFIHEVFPNSPVSKAGMKPKDIIVAIDNKEINTMRQLIKQLYEYRPGNKVSIKVLRNDQEMNLEVLLEAKPKIEQ from the coding sequence ATGGATTTTAATCATGATGACTTTCAAAACAAAATTGAAGTTGATGAAGAAAAAGAAAACATTCCTTCTTCAAAATATTATATAGATCCACCAAAACCAACTAGATACAAAGAAAAAAAGAAAATATCTTTTTTTACCATGTGTATTGTGGCTATGATTTCTGCTATGATTGGTGGCATTGTTATGGCTTATATTGCACCTGCATTTCTTTATGGAAAATATATTCCCTATCCAGAGATGTATCAAAGAAATATCAAACCTAATATTGAAATCGTCACTAAAGGGAAAGAAATAGATGTTATACCAGCAGTAGTGAAAAAATCCATGCCTTCAGTAGTGGGAATTACAACTATTACCGTAGAAAAAGATTTTTTCTTTGGAGTACACAGAGGACAAGGTGTTGGAACAGGAGTCATTGTAGATCATAGAGGATACATTCTTACAAATTCTCATGTAGTCAATGATGGGCAAACGGAAGAAGTGAAAGTACTTTTATATGATGGAAGAGATTTAAAAGCAGATGTTTTATGGAATGATCCTACATTAGATTTAGCCATTGTAAAGATTTCAGCAGAGGATTTACCTGTAGCAACATTAGGGAATTCTGAAGATATAGAAGTAGGAGAGCTTAGTATAGCTATTGGAAATCCACTAGGATTAGAATTTGAAAGAACAGTTACCTCAGGAATTATCAGTGGGCTAGAAAGAAGTATTGAGATCAATCAGTTTGAAAGAATAGAAGGTCTTATTCAAACAGATGCATCCATTAATCCTGGAAATAGCGGAGGACCTCTTCTGAATAATAAGGGAGAAGTCATAGGAATCAATACAGCGAAAATTCGAACGGGAGAAGGACTAGGATTTGCTATTCCTATTAATATTGCTAAACCTATTGTAGATGAGTTTATTGAAAAAGGTCAATTTACAAAAGTATATTTAGGGATACGAGGAATTAGTGCAGAAGAATATAAAATGTATTATGGTGGAAACTTAAAAAGTAATAAGGGTGTATTTATTCATGAAGTTTTTCCTAATTCTCCAGTAAGTAAGGCAGGAATGAAACCGAAAGATATTATTGTAGCTATTGACAATAAAGAGATCAATACCATGAGACAGTTAATCAAACAACTTTATGAATATAGACCAGGAAATAAAGTATCTATAAAAGTTTTAAGAAATGATCAAGAGATGAATTTAGAGGTTCTATTAGAAGCAAAACCTAAGATTGAACAATAG
- a CDS encoding TRAP transporter small permease — MRKKILVTLDKIEDTVLIVMFMAMVGIIFFQVIMRYIFNNSLSWSEELGKFLFVWLSWLGISIGHRKKEHIRITLLVDKLPNKLKHLAEALTELILIFICGITMYYGFNMINIQINVPYAGIKISTAWGYLSLVLGCGIFIIRAIAYFIEAVKNMMKNEIIS; from the coding sequence ATGAGAAAAAAAATCTTGGTAACTTTAGATAAAATCGAAGATACTGTCCTGATAGTTATGTTTATGGCCATGGTGGGAATCATCTTTTTCCAAGTTATTATGAGATACATTTTTAACAATTCCCTATCTTGGTCAGAAGAACTAGGGAAATTTTTATTTGTGTGGCTTTCATGGTTAGGAATAAGTATAGGACATAGAAAAAAAGAACATATAAGAATTACGTTACTAGTTGACAAATTACCAAATAAATTAAAGCACTTAGCAGAAGCACTAACAGAATTAATATTAATTTTTATTTGTGGTATTACAATGTATTACGGATTTAATATGATTAATATACAAATAAATGTCCCTTATGCAGGAATTAAAATCAGTACAGCTTGGGGTTATCTGTCTCTTGTGCTTGGATGTGGAATATTTATAATTAGAGCAATAGCATACTTTATAGAGGCAGTCAAAAATATGATGAAAAATGAGATAATTTCATAA
- the rlmH gene encoding 23S rRNA (pseudouridine(1915)-N(3))-methyltransferase RlmH, which translates to MNITIIGVGKIKEKYLVSAINEYKKRLSRYCKLNIIEVSDEKAPENLSDKEMEQIKDAEGEKILKHIKDGMYVIPLDIKGKMISSEELSDKLEKLGVGGHSSIAFIIGGSLGLSKKILKRADYKLSFSPMTFPHQLMRVILLEQVYRGFRIMKGEPYHK; encoded by the coding sequence TTGAATATAACAATTATTGGAGTAGGAAAGATCAAAGAAAAATATTTAGTAAGTGCTATTAATGAATATAAAAAAAGGCTTTCTAGATATTGCAAACTAAATATCATTGAAGTATCAGATGAAAAGGCACCAGAAAATTTAAGTGATAAAGAAATGGAACAAATCAAAGATGCAGAAGGAGAAAAAATTCTAAAGCATATAAAGGATGGAATGTATGTAATCCCATTAGACATCAAAGGAAAAATGATCTCATCAGAAGAACTTTCAGACAAACTAGAAAAGCTAGGGGTTGGGGGACATAGCAGTATAGCTTTTATTATTGGGGGATCTTTAGGTTTATCTAAGAAAATATTGAAAAGAGCAGATTACAAGTTGTCTTTTTCTCCTATGACTTTTCCCCATCAATTAATGAGAGTCATATTGCTTGAGCAGGTATATAGAGGGTTTAGGATTATGAAGGGTGAGCCGTACCATAAGTAA
- a CDS encoding MBL fold metallo-hydrolase, producing the protein MGLTFCSLASGSSGNCQYIESSDSSLLIDAGLSGKRIQQAMESIGKDMEKVQGILITHEHNDHIKGVGILSRRFNIPIYANNNTWKEMKDKLGKVDEENIRYFDTGEEFFIEDIKIKPYSISHDAIEPVGFSFYHDHAKVSIVTDTGYVPETVKKEIQGSDVLLLESNHDVEMLKMGRYPWYLKKRVMGDEGHLSNETAGEIIAELVKLDMPINNVLLGHLSKENNFPELAFETVKNVLSSKDIKIGLDINVDLTYRDRVSSVYHIKK; encoded by the coding sequence ATGGGGTTAACATTTTGCTCATTGGCTAGTGGCAGCAGTGGAAACTGTCAATATATTGAGAGTTCAGATTCAAGTTTATTAATAGATGCTGGATTATCGGGAAAAAGAATTCAACAGGCTATGGAAAGTATCGGAAAAGATATGGAAAAGGTACAAGGAATACTCATTACTCATGAACATAATGACCATATTAAGGGTGTAGGTATTTTATCTAGACGGTTTAATATTCCAATATATGCAAATAATAATACTTGGAAAGAGATGAAAGATAAACTCGGAAAAGTAGATGAAGAAAACATAAGATATTTTGATACAGGAGAAGAATTTTTTATAGAAGACATTAAAATAAAACCTTATTCTATCTCTCATGATGCTATAGAGCCAGTAGGATTTTCTTTTTATCATGATCATGCAAAAGTGAGTATTGTTACAGATACAGGATATGTACCAGAAACTGTAAAGAAAGAGATACAAGGATCGGATGTATTGCTACTTGAATCTAATCATGATGTAGAGATGCTAAAGATGGGTAGATACCCTTGGTATTTAAAGAAAAGGGTTATGGGAGATGAAGGACATCTTTCTAATGAAACAGCAGGAGAAATTATAGCAGAACTAGTAAAATTAGATATGCCAATAAATAATGTGTTGTTAGGGCATTTAAGTAAGGAAAATAATTTTCCTGAATTAGCCTTTGAAACGGTGAAAAATGTATTATCATCTAAAGATATAAAAATTGGATTAGATATTAATGTAGACTTGACTTATCGGGATCGGGTGAGCAGTGTATATCATATAAAGAAATAA
- a CDS encoding SGNH/GDSL hydrolase family protein, with amino-acid sequence MKTILCYGDSNTWGYNPKTKTRYEKNKIWTSILKKRLGDEYEVICEGLNGRTTVWDDPIEGEYRNGKKYLFPCIHSHKPIDLVVLFLGSNDLKHRFSLQAVDVAKGVEALVKMIKGSDTGPNMQPPEVLVIIPPPMEEGIEKVSIMCGGIEKSLKFSEEFQNILQEQCYLIDASKVIKSSKIDGLHLDPEAHEKLGVFISDYIRSIF; translated from the coding sequence ATGAAAACCATACTATGCTATGGAGATTCAAATACTTGGGGATACAATCCAAAAACAAAGACAAGATATGAAAAAAACAAGATATGGACTTCTATTTTGAAAAAAAGGTTAGGAGATGAATATGAAGTCATATGTGAAGGACTGAATGGAAGAACTACAGTGTGGGATGATCCTATTGAAGGAGAGTATAGAAATGGAAAAAAATATCTTTTTCCATGTATTCATAGCCATAAGCCTATTGATTTAGTGGTTTTATTTTTAGGAAGCAATGATTTAAAACATCGATTTTCTTTACAGGCAGTAGATGTGGCAAAAGGGGTTGAAGCTTTAGTTAAGATGATAAAAGGGAGTGATACAGGTCCTAATATGCAGCCTCCAGAAGTATTGGTGATCATCCCGCCACCAATGGAGGAAGGAATAGAAAAGGTTTCGATTATGTGTGGGGGAATAGAGAAGAGTTTAAAATTTTCAGAGGAATTTCAAAATATTCTTCAAGAACAATGTTATTTGATAGATGCTTCTAAGGTTATAAAATCTAGCAAAATTGATGGATTACATTTAGATCCTGAGGCTCATGAAAAATTAGGCGTATTTATTTCAGATTATATAAGGAGTATTTTTTAA
- a CDS encoding UDP-N-acetylglucosamine 1-carboxyvinyltransferase, protein MSKLLIEGGHKLKGKVNISGFKNAAVAIIPASILAGDLCTIENLPNIEDVHVLKRILGELGAKVEFDEEKRVMSVNTGSIEECFASYELAKELRASYYLLGASLGRFKKAKVAYPGGCNIGSRPIDQHIKGFEALGAKVTIEHGIIHAEAEELKGAEIYLDVVSVGATINIMMAACRAKGKTVIENAAKEPHIVDVANFLNAMGADIRGAGTDVIKIKGVEEMKGCTYSVIPDQIEAGTFMLMAAGTGGDVIIDNIIPKHLDPITAKLREMGLEVEEYGESLRVVGRDQLKNVNIKTLVYPGFPTDLQQPMSAILTQAKGTSIVTETIYEGRFKHVDELKRMGAKVKVEGNVAVFEGVDRLSGAKVAATDLRAGAALVIAGLMAEGVTEIDNIHYIDRGYESIEKKLLNLGAKIKRAE, encoded by the coding sequence ATGAGTAAACTTTTAATAGAAGGTGGACATAAGCTAAAAGGAAAGGTAAATATAAGTGGATTTAAAAATGCTGCAGTTGCTATTATTCCAGCGTCTATTTTAGCAGGAGATTTATGCACTATAGAAAATTTACCCAATATTGAAGATGTACATGTATTAAAAAGAATATTAGGAGAACTAGGTGCAAAAGTAGAATTTGATGAAGAAAAAAGGGTTATGTCTGTGAATACAGGTAGCATAGAAGAGTGTTTTGCATCATATGAACTGGCAAAAGAGCTAAGAGCTTCTTATTATTTGTTAGGGGCTTCCCTTGGGAGATTTAAAAAAGCAAAGGTTGCTTATCCAGGAGGGTGCAATATTGGCTCAAGACCTATTGATCAGCATATAAAAGGATTTGAAGCATTAGGAGCAAAGGTAACTATTGAACATGGTATTATTCATGCTGAAGCAGAAGAACTAAAAGGTGCAGAAATATATCTAGATGTTGTTAGTGTAGGGGCAACCATCAATATTATGATGGCAGCTTGTAGAGCCAAGGGAAAAACAGTTATTGAAAATGCAGCAAAAGAGCCTCATATTGTTGATGTGGCAAACTTTTTGAATGCCATGGGAGCTGACATACGAGGAGCAGGAACAGATGTTATTAAAATTAAAGGTGTAGAAGAAATGAAGGGATGCACGTATAGTGTAATTCCTGATCAAATAGAAGCAGGTACCTTTATGTTGATGGCTGCAGGTACAGGTGGAGATGTGATTATTGATAATATTATTCCAAAACATCTTGATCCCATTACAGCAAAGTTAAGAGAAATGGGATTAGAAGTTGAAGAGTATGGAGAATCTTTAAGAGTTGTAGGCAGAGATCAATTAAAAAATGTGAATATAAAAACATTAGTATATCCAGGATTTCCTACAGATTTACAGCAACCCATGTCAGCCATTTTAACTCAAGCAAAGGGTACAAGTATTGTTACGGAAACTATCTATGAAGGAAGATTTAAACATGTGGATGAATTAAAAAGAATGGGTGCAAAGGTTAAAGTTGAGGGAAATGTAGCTGTTTTTGAGGGTGTTGATAGACTATCTGGTGCAAAGGTAGCTGCAACAGATTTAAGAGCAGGTGCAGCTTTAGTCATTGCAGGGCTTATGGCAGAAGGTGTTACGGAAATAGATAATATTCATTATATTGATAGAGGATATGAGTCCATAGAGAAAAAGCTTTTAAATTTAGGAGCAAAAATTAAAAGAGCCGAATAA
- a CDS encoding TRAP transporter substrate-binding protein — MKKSKWLVLALVVTLVMSCMVGCGNNEKAVSESKDGPIVIRIGHTDSSQRSTHKWSEALGEYLEKEAPGKFKVEVYSDGQLGDTPDLVSGIKIGTVTMMFDLSSAITSASGPASTCIDLPYLYPSFEAWEKGTFENGGLELFNETLKDSGYYCIDMYYNGMRQIISRDKIYKTQSDLKGQKVRIAQNDLNIEIWKAMGANPTPMAWGEVVTSLSQGQINALDHSLGVFNDFNLHEIAPHVTLTNHASSPFPIICSRDWIESLDPADREVLEAGVKEVAKKQRAEEYAKEKEYIKRFKDEGAEVYELSADEIKAFEKAVEPVYDYQRKLVGDEMIEKWLKTRP, encoded by the coding sequence ATGAAAAAATCAAAATGGTTAGTACTTGCATTAGTAGTAACATTAGTAATGAGCTGTATGGTAGGATGCGGTAATAATGAGAAAGCTGTATCAGAATCAAAGGATGGTCCAATTGTTATTAGAATTGGACATACTGACTCATCTCAAAGATCTACTCATAAATGGAGTGAGGCTTTAGGAGAGTATTTAGAAAAAGAGGCACCTGGTAAATTTAAAGTAGAAGTTTATTCAGATGGACAATTAGGGGATACCCCTGATTTAGTATCAGGTATCAAAATTGGAACAGTTACAATGATGTTTGACTTATCATCTGCAATAACATCAGCATCAGGACCAGCTTCAACTTGTATAGATTTACCTTATTTATATCCTTCATTTGAAGCTTGGGAAAAGGGTACTTTTGAAAATGGTGGATTAGAATTATTCAATGAAACGTTGAAAGATTCAGGATATTATTGTATAGATATGTACTATAACGGAATGAGACAAATTATAAGTAGAGATAAAATTTATAAAACACAAAGTGATTTAAAAGGACAAAAAGTTCGTATTGCACAAAATGACTTAAATATTGAGATTTGGAAAGCTATGGGAGCTAATCCAACACCTATGGCTTGGGGAGAAGTTGTAACATCATTATCTCAAGGACAGATTAATGCATTAGACCATTCTTTAGGTGTATTTAATGATTTTAATCTACATGAAATCGCACCACATGTAACGTTAACAAATCATGCTAGTTCTCCATTCCCAATTATCTGTTCAAGAGATTGGATCGAATCTTTAGATCCAGCAGATAGAGAAGTATTAGAAGCTGGTGTTAAAGAGGTTGCTAAGAAACAAAGAGCAGAGGAATATGCTAAAGAGAAAGAATACATCAAGAGATTTAAAGATGAAGGTGCAGAAGTATATGAATTATCAGCTGATGAAATAAAGGCCTTCGAAAAAGCTGTAGAACCAGTGTATGACTATCAACGTAAATTAGTTGGAGATGAAATGATTGAGAAATGGTTAAAGACACGCCCTTAA
- a CDS encoding pyrimidine/purine nucleoside phosphorylase, whose translation MFKTNEYFEGKVKSIAFETNDGPATIGVMAIGEYEFSTSSKEYMTVTSGKMTVKLPGKEQWEEIQANQTFIVEPNEKFQVKIKEETSYICLYK comes from the coding sequence ATGTTTAAAACAAATGAGTATTTTGAAGGAAAAGTAAAATCTATTGCTTTTGAGACAAATGATGGACCTGCTACCATTGGTGTAATGGCTATAGGAGAATATGAGTTTTCAACTTCTAGTAAAGAGTATATGACTGTTACGAGTGGAAAAATGACAGTAAAGCTTCCAGGAAAAGAACAATGGGAAGAAATTCAAGCAAATCAAACTTTTATTGTAGAGCCGAATGAAAAATTTCAAGTAAAGATCAAAGAAGAGACTTCGTATATTTGTCTTTATAAGTAA